The following are encoded in a window of Bacteroidota bacterium genomic DNA:
- a CDS encoding MarC family protein: MLEINLKEIVTATMVLFAVIDIIGSIPLILDLRAKVGHIQSEKASLVSGVIMISFLFVGESILRLIGIDVNSFAVAGSFIFFFFALEMILGITLFRDEEPETASIVPLAFPLIAGAGSLTSILSLKAELHTINIVIGIILNLFLVYFVLKRSYVIERILGKSGISVIRKIFGIVLLAIAVKLFTTNIQGLIHS; this comes from the coding sequence ATGTTGGAAATAAACTTAAAGGAAATTGTAACTGCCACGATGGTTCTTTTTGCGGTTATTGATATTATTGGAAGTATCCCTTTAATTTTGGATTTAAGGGCAAAAGTAGGTCATATCCAGTCCGAAAAGGCTTCATTGGTTTCAGGTGTTATAATGATATCATTTTTGTTTGTGGGTGAATCTATTCTCCGACTTATTGGAATTGATGTAAATTCTTTTGCAGTAGCCGGATCTTTTATATTTTTCTTCTTTGCTCTGGAGATGATTTTGGGAATTACTCTATTCAGAGATGAAGAACCCGAAACAGCATCTATTGTGCCTCTGGCTTTTCCTCTTATTGCCGGGGCGGGTAGTTTAACATCTATTTTATCGCTGAAAGCAGAACTCCATACTATTAATATTGTTATTGGAATTATTCTTAATTTATTTTTGGTTTATTTTGTGTTAAAGCGATCCTATGTGATTGAAAGAATACTGGGAAAGTCAGGTATCAGTGTTATACGTAAGATTTTTGGAATTGTTCTTCTCGCTATAGCAGTTAAACTTTTTACAACTAATATTCAAGGCTTAATTCATTCCTAA
- a CDS encoding DUF3109 family protein, which produces MIQIGKTLVSEDIIEKQFVCNIEKCKGDCCIQGDAGAPLIKEEIKILEEIFDKVKPFIRPEGIKAIEDHGTWTKDEFGELVTPLIDGKECAYTVFDKNGIAKCGIEDAYNAGEISWRKPSSCHLYPIRITDYSEFSAVNYHKWDICSDACELGRELKVPVYKFLKDPLINKFGKNWYMELEHVAEEYIKQFGK; this is translated from the coding sequence ATGATACAGATAGGTAAGACTCTTGTTTCGGAAGATATTATTGAGAAACAATTTGTTTGTAATATTGAAAAATGCAAGGGGGATTGCTGCATCCAGGGAGATGCAGGAGCTCCGCTTATTAAGGAGGAAATAAAAATACTTGAGGAAATTTTTGATAAGGTTAAACCTTTCATAAGACCTGAAGGTATAAAAGCAATTGAAGATCATGGTACGTGGACAAAAGATGAATTTGGCGAGTTAGTAACTCCCCTGATTGATGGAAAAGAATGTGCTTATACTGTTTTTGACAAAAACGGAATAGCAAAATGCGGAATTGAAGATGCTTACAATGCCGGTGAAATTTCATGGCGCAAACCCTCTTCCTGTCACTTATATCCAATCAGAATAACTGACTACTCAGAGTTTTCGGCTGTTAATTACCACAAATGGGACATCTGCTCTGATGCCTGTGAACTGGGCAGAGAACTAAAAGTTCCTGTATATAAATTTTTAAAAGATCCATTAATTAATAAATTTGGTAAAAATTGGTATATGGAACTTGAGCATGTAGCTGAAGAATATATTAAGCAGTTTGGAAAATAA
- the dgt gene encoding dGTP triphosphohydrolase, translating to MNWEDLLSLKRFGDNNKRLRKEQDETRSGFDVDYDRVIFSTPFRNLQDKTQVIPLSKGGFAHTRLTHSLEVSSVGRSLGRLTGKEILSRHPQLQEIHGYKSSDFGAIVAAAALAHDIGNPPFGHSGEKAIGEYFKTGNGRKFQIELTPEEWMDLTNFEGNANGFRLLTDSNQGVEGGVRLSYATLGAFTKYPKESLPKFESPISVVEKKYGFFQTGKDAFEEIADDLKLMRFRDNNHSNRVRHPLAYLVEAADDICYSIIDFEDGLNLGLIPEEYALEYLIPIVKNKLIKEKYFQMKLDSDRYSYLRALAIGELVEDITNIFLKNEDTILNGTFNKSLIDHSKHRAAVEDIKKITMERVYKSRKVIEIEAAGFIVLAGLMDIFINAVNNLHNNTPTSYDKLTLDLLPTEFIGENRVPDYSLYKRILNVCAYVSSMTDSYAITLYKKLKGIQLPE from the coding sequence ATGAACTGGGAAGACTTATTGTCATTGAAAAGATTCGGCGATAATAACAAACGACTGAGAAAAGAACAGGATGAAACCCGTTCGGGATTCGATGTTGATTACGACCGTGTAATTTTTTCAACGCCATTCAGAAACCTACAGGATAAAACGCAGGTAATCCCACTATCTAAAGGTGGATTTGCGCACACCAGACTTACACACTCCCTTGAAGTGTCGAGTGTTGGTCGTTCTTTAGGAAGACTAACAGGAAAGGAAATTCTAAGTCGTCATCCTCAGTTACAGGAAATTCATGGTTATAAATCATCTGACTTCGGAGCAATAGTTGCCGCAGCAGCATTGGCACATGATATTGGCAATCCGCCTTTTGGTCATTCAGGAGAAAAAGCTATTGGCGAATATTTCAAAACAGGAAACGGCAGAAAGTTTCAGATAGAACTAACTCCGGAAGAATGGATGGATCTGACAAATTTTGAGGGCAATGCAAATGGATTTCGCCTTCTGACCGATTCAAATCAAGGTGTTGAAGGAGGTGTGAGATTATCATACGCAACTCTGGGTGCATTTACCAAATACCCAAAAGAATCTCTTCCAAAATTTGAGAGTCCGATATCTGTTGTAGAAAAAAAATACGGTTTTTTTCAAACAGGAAAAGATGCTTTCGAAGAGATTGCAGATGATTTAAAACTAATGCGCTTTCGCGACAACAATCACAGCAACCGGGTTCGTCACCCACTGGCTTATTTGGTAGAAGCGGCAGATGATATTTGCTATTCCATCATAGATTTTGAAGATGGTTTGAACTTAGGTTTAATTCCCGAAGAATATGCGTTAGAATACCTTATTCCCATAGTTAAAAACAAGCTGATAAAAGAGAAGTATTTTCAAATGAAACTCGACTCTGACAGATATAGCTATTTAAGAGCTCTGGCAATTGGGGAATTAGTTGAAGATATTACAAATATTTTTCTTAAAAATGAAGACACAATATTAAATGGCACATTCAACAAATCGCTAATTGACCATAGTAAACACCGTGCAGCAGTAGAAGACATAAAGAAAATCACTATGGAGAGGGTGTATAAAAGCAGAAAAGTTATTGAAATTGAAGCTGCAGGATTTATTGTACTTGCAGGATTAATGGATATCTTCATCAATGCTGTCAACAATTTACACAATAACACTCCTACAAGTTACGATAAACTTACCCTGGATTTATTACCTACTGAGTTTATTGGAGAAAACAGAGTACCTGACTACAGTTTATATAAAAGAATATTAAATGTATGTGCTTATGTATCGTCTATGACCGATAGCTATGCGATAACACTATACAAGAAGCTTAAAGGAATTCAGCTACCTGAGTAG
- a CDS encoding DUF2461 domain-containing protein codes for MVYFQKDFIDFFKELAANNNKDWFDTNRKRYENIVREPFKLFIGKVIDEINKDDSAINLDVKDAIFRINRDIRFSKDKTPYKLHVGAIISPQGRKDKSDPGIYIELNPEHLGIFGGAWTPDKVQLDKIRKHISSNQAEFKSLISNKVFLKHFPEGIKGEKNKRLPKELVESSKEQELIFNKQFYYQAFIDPREIIGEDLLKIILNHYFVSKPINDFLKTAINNN; via the coding sequence ATGGTGTACTTTCAAAAAGATTTTATTGATTTCTTCAAAGAACTTGCAGCAAATAACAATAAAGACTGGTTCGACACAAACAGAAAGCGATATGAGAATATTGTGAGGGAGCCTTTCAAATTATTTATCGGAAAAGTAATTGACGAAATTAATAAAGATGACAGTGCTATAAATTTAGATGTAAAGGATGCTATTTTTAGAATTAACAGAGATATAAGGTTTTCTAAGGATAAGACTCCATATAAGCTCCATGTTGGCGCAATAATTTCGCCACAGGGAAGAAAAGACAAAAGCGACCCCGGTATCTACATAGAACTAAATCCTGAACATCTTGGAATATTTGGAGGGGCATGGACTCCTGACAAAGTTCAACTGGATAAAATAAGAAAACATATCTCATCAAATCAGGCTGAATTTAAGAGTCTAATTTCAAACAAAGTTTTTTTGAAACACTTCCCCGAAGGTATAAAGGGAGAGAAAAACAAAAGACTTCCAAAAGAATTAGTGGAGAGTTCAAAGGAACAGGAACTAATTTTCAACAAGCAGTTTTATTATCAGGCTTTTATTGATCCTCGGGAAATAATTGGCGAAGATTTGTTAAAGATAATCTTAAACCATTATTTTGTTTCAAAACCAATTAACGACTTCCTCAAAACAGCTATTAATAACAATTAA
- a CDS encoding MalY/PatB family protein: MNFDIIYNRENTRAIKIERKKILFKTEDVIPLWVADMDFAVADPIQEALKNRINHPIFGYTFQDDEFFDSIVNWQQKRHNWSISERSISVVNGVIPALALSIQALTDEGDKIMIQPPVYHPFFELIKTNKRQIVENPLINSNGEYSIDFDDMERSFADGVKLIILSNPHNPVGKAWTSDEINKLVSLCVKYDVKIISDEIHSDLIMSGKKHIPVASTSKEAADITITCMAPTKSFNIAGLAIAYTIIENRHLRKAYRNKLNSLHLSLGNTLGTEALIAAYNHGEEWLDSAIDYIKENTKYIFDFVENNIPEISISKNEATYLLWFDFNKLGLNHQDLKQFLINDAKLGLNQGSEFGEQGNGFARINVATSRIIIEKAMQQLKDAVDKLKS, encoded by the coding sequence TTGAATTTCGACATAATTTACAACAGGGAAAACACAAGAGCAATTAAAATAGAACGCAAAAAAATTCTTTTTAAAACAGAAGATGTAATTCCTCTTTGGGTTGCCGATATGGATTTTGCAGTTGCTGATCCAATTCAGGAAGCCTTAAAAAACAGAATTAATCATCCTATTTTCGGCTATACTTTTCAAGATGATGAATTTTTCGATTCTATAGTTAACTGGCAACAAAAAAGACATAACTGGAGTATTTCCGAAAGATCAATTTCGGTAGTCAATGGTGTAATTCCTGCATTAGCATTATCTATACAGGCACTAACAGACGAAGGTGATAAAATAATGATCCAACCTCCGGTTTACCATCCTTTTTTCGAACTTATTAAAACAAACAAAAGGCAAATTGTAGAAAACCCGTTAATAAACTCAAATGGAGAATACTCTATAGATTTTGACGACATGGAGAGATCATTTGCCGATGGAGTTAAACTTATTATATTGAGTAACCCTCATAACCCGGTTGGTAAAGCCTGGACAAGTGATGAAATTAATAAACTTGTTTCATTATGTGTAAAGTACGATGTTAAAATTATCTCTGACGAAATTCATTCCGACCTGATAATGTCAGGCAAAAAACATATTCCGGTTGCTTCAACCTCAAAAGAAGCAGCAGACATTACAATTACATGTATGGCACCAACTAAATCGTTCAACATTGCAGGACTGGCCATTGCATATACAATAATAGAAAACCGTCATCTGAGGAAAGCATATAGAAACAAGCTAAATTCTCTTCATCTGTCACTCGGAAATACATTAGGCACAGAAGCTTTAATCGCGGCCTATAACCACGGTGAAGAATGGCTTGACTCTGCTATAGATTACATTAAAGAAAATACCAAGTATATTTTTGATTTTGTTGAAAATAATATACCGGAAATAAGTATCTCAAAAAATGAGGCAACATATTTATTATGGTTTGATTTCAACAAACTTGGATTAAATCACCAGGACTTAAAACAATTCCTAATTAATGATGCAAAACTTGGATTAAATCAGGGGAGTGAATTCGGAGAGCAAGGAAATGGTTTTGCGAGAATTAATGTTGCTACTTCGAGAATAATAATAGAAAAAGCTATGCAACAGCTTAAAGATGCTGTTGATAAATTAAAAAGTTAG
- a CDS encoding thioredoxin family protein, translating into MIVDPDINKEILIGKVDEEGLKNYSVFDEADVYYEHYKVDKGIAAKIAVDSENIKIKVVFGSWCGDSKINVPAFQKIVKESGFDKTNIEYYAVDRKKTGGDVDLSALNVKYVPTFIFYRDNKEIGRIVEYPKGKSLEEDWLNIVSEK; encoded by the coding sequence GTGATAGTGGATCCTGATATTAATAAGGAAATTTTAATTGGCAAAGTTGATGAAGAAGGATTGAAAAATTATTCAGTTTTCGATGAGGCAGATGTCTACTATGAACATTATAAAGTTGATAAGGGTATAGCAGCTAAGATAGCTGTCGATTCTGAAAACATTAAGATAAAGGTAGTTTTCGGATCGTGGTGTGGCGATTCTAAAATAAATGTTCCGGCATTTCAAAAAATTGTTAAAGAATCCGGATTCGATAAAACAAATATTGAATACTACGCAGTTGATAGGAAAAAAACAGGGGGAGATGTAGATTTAAGTGCTCTTAATGTTAAATATGTTCCGACATTTATATTTTATAGAGATAATAAAGAAATTGGCAGGATAGTAGAGTATCCGAAAGGTAAAAGTCTGGAAGAAGATTGGCTGAATATTGTTTCGGAGAAATAA
- a CDS encoding sigma-70 family RNA polymerase sigma factor, whose amino-acid sequence MIRKHRLDPQIWVDEYSDNMFSFAVSRVSKSDVAEDLVQDTFLSALKGKDNFKGNSTEKTWLYSILKRKIIDYYRKASSKHERNFSQMSPFDDNKDWLGRWKNERVPQSWDNTNDEQFNVEEFSKVLKECVQELPEKYARVFELKTMRGFETEEVCNDLDISSSNLWVILHRSRVQLRECLETNWFLEK is encoded by the coding sequence ATGATCAGAAAACACAGGTTAGATCCGCAAATATGGGTAGATGAATACTCAGACAACATGTTCAGTTTTGCTGTTTCAAGAGTTAGTAAAAGTGATGTTGCAGAAGATTTAGTGCAGGATACTTTCCTGTCGGCCTTAAAGGGTAAAGACAATTTTAAGGGTAACTCTACCGAAAAAACATGGTTATACTCGATATTGAAACGTAAAATTATAGACTATTACCGTAAAGCTTCATCCAAACACGAACGCAATTTTAGTCAAATGAGCCCATTTGACGATAATAAAGACTGGTTAGGTCGTTGGAAAAATGAAAGAGTCCCCCAGAGTTGGGATAATACTAACGACGAACAATTCAACGTAGAAGAATTTTCAAAAGTTTTGAAAGAATGTGTTCAGGAACTGCCTGAAAAATATGCCAGAGTATTCGAACTAAAAACTATGCGTGGTTTTGAAACAGAGGAAGTGTGTAATGACCTCGATATTTCATCGTCTAATCTATGGGTGATATTACACCGTTCGAGGGTACAGCTAAGGGAATGTTTAGAGACTAACTGGTTTTTAGAAAAATAA